The genomic segment CCCACCCTCGACTGCTCGCAGTGCATCCTCACCCCCAAGATGGTGGACGCGGCGCGCAGCGAGCTTATTAAGCTCTACACGTACTGCGAAGTGGAAAAGGTCGACGGCGCCGTCGGCAACTTCAAGGTAACCATCCGCAAGAAGGCCAAGTACGTAAACCACGAGCTCTGCAACGGCTGCGGCGACTGCTGGCTCAAGTGCCCCTACAAAAAAATCCCCAGCGAGTTCGACTTCGGCGTCGGCAACCGCAGCGCCATCTACGTCCCGTTCCCCCAGGCCGTCCCCAACAAGCCGGTCATCGACCGCGAGAACTGCGTCTTCTTCAAGACCGGCAAGTGCCGCGCCTGCGAGAAGTTCTGCCTACGCGGCGCCATCGACTTCGAGCAAGAGGACGAATTCGAAGAAGTAGAGGTCGGCGCCATAATCGTCGCGACCGGCTACGACCTCCTCGACCACACGCAGATGGGCGAGTTCCGGTACGGCGCCATCCCGGACGTCATAACGGGCCTGCAGTTCGAGCGCATGTCGTCGGCCAGCGGTCCGACCGAGGGCAAGATCGTACGGCCTTCGAACGGCGAGGAGCCGAAGGTGGTCGTCTTCGTCCACTGCGTCGGCTCTCGCGACGAAAACTACAAAGAGTATTGCTCGAAGATATGCTGTATGTACAACGCCAAGCACGCCATCATCCTCAAGCACCGCATCCACGACGCCCAGGCATATCTTTTCTACATCGACGTGCGCGCGGGCGGCAAGGGGTACGAGGAATTCTGGAAGCGGGCGTGCGTCGAGGAGGGCGCGGAGTACCTGCGCGGCCGCGTCTCCCGCGTCTACGACGAGGGCGGAAAGGTAATCGTCGAGGGTCAGGATACGCTCTCGGGCGAACAAGTCGAGGTGGCCGCGGACCTGGTCGTCCTGGCCACGGCCGTAGTGCCGGCCAAGGGCGCCGAGGAGCTCGCCCGGGCCCTCGGCATCTCCACCGATAAGGACGGCTTCTTCAACGAAGCCCACCCCAAGCTCAGGCCGGTGGATACCGCGACCGGAGGCATCTTCCTGGCGGGATGCTGCCAGGCGCCCAAAGACATCCCGGAGTCGGTGGCCCAGGGTTCGGCCGCGGCGGCCAAAGTATTGGGCCTGCTCTCGAAAGAAGTCATCACCCGCGACCCCACGGTCGCCG from the bacterium genome contains:
- a CDS encoding CoB--CoM heterodisulfide reductase iron-sulfur subunit A family protein, whose product is MARVGVFICWCGANIASTVDTEKVTEAAAKFPHVVYATNYKYMCSDPGQKIILDAAREHKLDGIVVAACSPRMHEPTFRAVAAEAGINPYRMQMANIREQCSWVHADVDEATAKAVDAVRMMVARVAQSVALEPIKVPVTKRALVIGGGIAGIQAALDVADGGVETILLERTPSIGGKMAGLDETFPTLDCSQCILTPKMVDAARSELIKLYTYCEVEKVDGAVGNFKVTIRKKAKYVNHELCNGCGDCWLKCPYKKIPSEFDFGVGNRSAIYVPFPQAVPNKPVIDRENCVFFKTGKCRACEKFCLRGAIDFEQEDEFEEVEVGAIIVATGYDLLDHTQMGEFRYGAIPDVITGLQFERMSSASGPTEGKIVRPSNGEEPKVVVFVHCVGSRDENYKEYCSKICCMYNAKHAIILKHRIHDAQAYLFYIDVRAGGKGYEEFWKRACVEEGAEYLRGRVSRVYDEGGKVIVEGQDTLSGEQVEVAADLVVLATAVVPAKGAEELARALGISTDKDGFFNEAHPKLRPVDTATGGIFLAGCCQAPKDIPESVAQGSAAAAKVLGLLSKEVITRDPTVAVVDPLICTGCWNCVNVCPFGAPEKSEITITIDGKKVTRPVSEINEAKCEGCGLCVATCPGNCIDQHGFSDDQVYAEIGGYLDRVRAAKNSG